DNA from Nitrospinaceae bacterium:
CTTGGCCGCGATTTTGATCTGCATCAACGCGGGGATTTCCATCTGGCTCCGGCTGGCGTTGGAGCGCCAGCTGCTCATCGCCGCCATCCGCATGATTGTCCAACTCACGCTGATGGGATTTATTCTCAAAACATTATTCACAATCGCATCGCCCGCCTTCACGCTGGGCGCGATGATGGTCATGGTTCTTTTCGCGGGACGCGAGGTGCGCGCCAGGCAAGAGCGCCGTTTCGCGGGCAACTGGGGCTACGCCATTGGCGGGGTTAGCATGTTTTTGGCGGTCGCCATCGTGACGGCCTATGCGCTCTCCACCCAGCTTCAGGCCGACCCCTGGTACGACCCGCGCTACTCGATTCCCCTGTTCGGGATGATTTTAGGCAACACCATGACCGGCGTGAGCCTGGGGCTGAACACGCTTTCCTCTCAAGTTTCGCGCGAGCGCTCATCGATTGAGGCGCAGCTCGCACTGGGCGAGCCGTTTGGCCGGGCCATCCGGCCACTTTTGCGGCGCGCCGCGCGGAGCGGACTCATCCCCACCGTGAACGCCATGGCGGCGGTTGGCCTCGTGATGTTGCCGGGAATGATGACGGGTCAGATTTTATCGGGTGTCGATCCGGTGGAGGCGATTAAATATCAGATGCTTGTCATGTTTCTGATTGGCGGGGGAACCGGGCTGGGCGTCATCGCCGCAATTCAACTGGGCGCCTACCGGCTCACCGACGAGCGGCACAGACTGCGCCTTGATCGCCTTGCTCCGGCGAAGGAGTAGCCGGGATCAAAAGGTCTAACCGCTCAT
Protein-coding regions in this window:
- the fetB gene encoding iron export ABC transporter permease subunit FetB, producing the protein MSYIRLDSWDLSLAAILICINAGISIWLRLALERQLLIAAIRMIVQLTLMGFILKTLFTIASPAFTLGAMMVMVLFAGREVRARQERRFAGNWGYAIGGVSMFLAVAIVTAYALSTQLQADPWYDPRYSIPLFGMILGNTMTGVSLGLNTLSSQVSRERSSIEAQLALGEPFGRAIRPLLRRAARSGLIPTVNAMAAVGLVMLPGMMTGQILSGVDPVEAIKYQMLVMFLIGGGTGLGVIAAIQLGAYRLTDERHRLRLDRLAPAKE